In Halorhabdus tiamatea SARL4B, a genomic segment contains:
- the uvrA gene encoding excinuclease ABC subunit UvrA, protein MSKDVIEVRGAEQHNLTDVDVEIPREELTVVTGLSGSGKSSLAFDTIYAEGQRRYIESLSAYARNFLGQMDKPQVESVEGLSPAISIDQKNAANNPRSTVGTVTELHDYLRLLYARVGTPHCPECGREVGEQSAENMVSRILELPEGTKLKIAAPIVRDQKGAFEDRFDELVGEGYSRVEVDGEEYDLTLDRPDLDENYDHTIDVIVDRVQVGPDARSRITDSVETALEEAHGILKVIVPDPPEGVELGGASARSTGDLADETDSDEDDEITGEDRLVVEFSEDLACTHCGIDISEIETRSFSFNSPHGACPECEGLGETKEVSEDLVITDPEKPLKHVFEPWSYNRTYYSRQLDNVAEHFGVDLETPFEELDSEIQRQFLYGTDDVVHFQWQTKNGTREKTERFEGVIPNLKRRHVETDSDRAREHIEEFMATTTCPNCEGTRLKAESRAVLVDGTSITEVNELSIGDALEHFEGMEEGMSERDAKIATEILKEIRARLGFMQEVGLTYLTLDREASTLSGGESQRIRLATQIGSGLVGVLYVLDEPSIGLHQRDNDRLLNTLEELRDLGNTLLVVEHDTATMRRADNIVDMGPGPGKQGGEIVVNGPLADVLETDESVTGEYLSGDRAIPVPDERRDPDGSLTIRGARQHNLDDLDVEIPLGTFTAITGVSGSGKSTLMHDVLYKGLAREMNDNTSVNPGEHDAIDGIDGIETVRLIDQSPIGRTPRSNPATYTDVFDHIRELFAETKLAKQRGYEKGRFSFNVKGGRCEACGGQGTVTIDMNFLSNVEVPCEECGGDRYNAETLDVTYKGKNIADVLEMTIAEAHDFFEGHPGIRRRLELLEDVGLGYMKLGQPSTTLSGGEAQRVKLAEELGKKDSGETLYLLDEPTTGLHPEDERKLIDVLHRLTEDGNTVVVIEHELDLVKNADRLVDLGPEGGENGGEIVATGTPEEVAQTDGSYTGQYLRDLLPAIDLDGPRSDREQAAPPAADD, encoded by the coding sequence ATGAGCAAGGACGTCATCGAGGTCCGCGGGGCCGAACAACACAACCTCACGGACGTCGACGTCGAGATTCCGCGCGAGGAGCTGACGGTCGTCACCGGCCTCTCGGGGTCGGGGAAATCCTCACTGGCCTTCGATACGATCTACGCCGAAGGCCAACGCCGCTACATCGAGTCGCTGTCGGCCTACGCGCGGAACTTCCTCGGACAGATGGACAAGCCACAGGTCGAATCGGTCGAGGGACTCTCCCCGGCGATCTCGATCGACCAGAAGAACGCCGCCAACAACCCCCGATCGACCGTGGGGACGGTCACGGAACTTCACGACTATCTCCGGCTTCTCTATGCCCGGGTCGGAACACCACATTGTCCCGAGTGTGGCCGCGAGGTGGGCGAGCAGAGCGCCGAAAACATGGTTTCCCGGATCCTCGAACTCCCAGAAGGGACAAAGCTCAAGATCGCCGCACCGATCGTCCGCGACCAGAAGGGGGCCTTCGAGGATCGCTTCGACGAACTCGTCGGCGAGGGCTACAGCCGCGTCGAGGTCGACGGCGAGGAATACGATCTGACCCTGGATCGCCCGGATCTCGACGAGAACTACGACCACACGATCGACGTGATCGTCGATCGCGTCCAGGTCGGCCCCGACGCTCGCTCCCGGATCACCGATTCCGTCGAGACAGCCCTCGAAGAAGCTCACGGGATCCTGAAAGTTATCGTCCCCGATCCACCCGAGGGTGTCGAACTGGGCGGCGCGAGCGCTCGTTCGACGGGTGATCTGGCCGACGAGACAGACTCCGACGAGGACGACGAAATCACTGGCGAGGATCGGCTCGTCGTCGAGTTCTCCGAGGACCTCGCCTGTACGCACTGCGGCATCGACATCAGCGAGATCGAGACCCGAAGTTTCTCGTTCAACTCGCCCCACGGAGCCTGTCCGGAGTGTGAAGGGCTCGGCGAGACAAAGGAAGTCAGCGAGGATCTGGTGATCACCGATCCCGAAAAGCCCCTCAAGCACGTCTTCGAACCCTGGAGCTACAATCGGACGTACTACTCCCGACAGCTCGACAACGTCGCCGAACACTTCGGGGTCGACCTGGAGACGCCCTTCGAGGAGCTCGATTCGGAGATCCAGCGCCAGTTCCTCTACGGGACCGACGACGTCGTCCACTTCCAGTGGCAGACCAAGAACGGCACCCGCGAGAAGACCGAGCGCTTCGAGGGCGTCATCCCGAACCTCAAGCGTCGACACGTCGAGACCGACTCCGACCGCGCTCGCGAGCACATCGAGGAGTTCATGGCGACGACGACGTGTCCGAACTGCGAGGGTACGCGCCTGAAGGCTGAATCGCGGGCCGTTCTGGTCGACGGCACGTCGATCACCGAGGTCAACGAGCTGTCGATCGGCGACGCCCTCGAGCACTTCGAGGGGATGGAAGAAGGGATGAGCGAACGGGACGCGAAGATAGCTACGGAGATTTTAAAGGAAATCCGGGCCAGGCTCGGGTTCATGCAGGAAGTCGGCCTGACGTATCTCACTCTCGATCGGGAAGCCTCGACGCTCTCGGGTGGTGAGAGTCAACGCATCCGATTGGCAACCCAGATCGGCAGCGGCCTCGTCGGCGTGCTGTACGTACTGGACGAACCCTCGATCGGCCTCCACCAGCGGGACAACGATCGACTCTTGAACACCCTAGAGGAACTGCGCGACCTCGGGAATACACTGCTCGTCGTCGAGCACGACACCGCGACGATGCGCCGGGCGGACAACATCGTCGATATGGGGCCTGGTCCGGGCAAGCAGGGCGGCGAGATCGTCGTCAACGGGCCACTCGCGGACGTCCTCGAGACCGACGAGTCCGTCACCGGCGAGTACCTGTCTGGTGACCGGGCGATTCCCGTTCCGGACGAGCGCCGCGATCCCGATGGGTCGCTGACTATCCGCGGTGCCCGCCAGCACAACCTCGACGACCTGGACGTCGAGATTCCGCTGGGCACGTTCACCGCGATTACGGGCGTCTCGGGATCTGGCAAGTCGACGCTGATGCACGACGTCCTTTATAAGGGACTCGCCCGCGAGATGAACGACAACACGAGCGTCAACCCGGGCGAGCACGACGCGATCGACGGGATCGACGGGATCGAGACGGTTCGACTCATCGACCAGTCGCCGATCGGTCGCACTCCCCGATCGAACCCGGCCACCTACACCGACGTCTTCGATCACATCCGGGAACTGTTCGCCGAGACGAAACTCGCTAAACAGCGTGGGTACGAGAAGGGGCGCTTCTCGTTCAACGTCAAAGGTGGGCGATGTGAAGCCTGTGGCGGCCAGGGGACCGTCACCATCGACATGAACTTCCTCAGCAACGTCGAAGTGCCCTGCGAGGAGTGTGGTGGTGACCGGTACAACGCCGAGACGCTGGATGTTACCTACAAGGGAAAAAATATTGCTGACGTCCTCGAGATGACCATCGCCGAGGCACACGACTTCTTCGAGGGCCACCCCGGGATCCGCCGCCGCCTCGAACTGCTCGAAGACGTCGGCCTGGGTTACATGAAACTCGGCCAGCCGTCGACGACGCTCTCGGGCGGCGAAGCCCAGCGCGTGAAACTCGCCGAGGAACTCGGCAAGAAGGACTCGGGTGAGACGCTGTATCTCCTCGACGAACCGACCACCGGGCTCCACCCCGAAGACGAGCGCAAGCTGATCGACGTCCTCCATCGCCTCACCGAGGACGGCAACACGGTCGTGGTCATCGAGCACGAACTCGACCTCGTGAAGAACGCCGACCGACTCGTCGACCTGGGTCCGGAGGGCGGCGAGAACGGTGGCGAGATTGTCGCGACTGGCACACCGGAGGAAGTGGCACAGACGGACGGCTCCTACACCGGCCAGTACCTGCGTGATCTACTTCCGGCAATCGACCTCGACGGGCCCCGTTCCGATCGCGAACAGGCCGCCCCGCCCGCTGCTGACGACTGA
- a CDS encoding phosphate uptake regulator PhoU encodes MDTRKVQQLGPSTLAMTLPAEWTTETDVEKGDEVSIRVGENGTLTVLPESVQSGDTEATIHASGLDADAVERAIVAQYVLGRQVIHVEADEGETLESAHINAVYNAETQLMGLGVIEETPERITVRCSVDPGDFSLHNLLERLESTGSTMRNEAIRALDHGNPDLAQRALNRERQANKIFVLLLRLIFTAHQNPNVARGIGLEDAFPLIGYRSVAKNLELAADNAEDIAEIALEAEGHRLDVDTGTMERIRDMVEKVDEMSAQAVRAAVERDYTAANEARSQFREIDEQGAAILDGLEEMPNEKVLAVREVLVGLQDTAQYSVRNAEIATNLALNEESEHITLR; translated from the coding sequence ATGGATACGAGAAAGGTCCAGCAACTCGGACCCTCGACGCTCGCGATGACGCTGCCCGCGGAGTGGACGACCGAGACCGACGTCGAGAAGGGCGACGAGGTCTCGATCCGGGTCGGCGAGAACGGGACGTTGACGGTCCTCCCCGAGTCCGTCCAGTCGGGAGACACCGAGGCGACGATCCACGCTTCCGGGCTCGACGCCGACGCGGTCGAGCGGGCGATCGTCGCCCAGTACGTTCTGGGCCGGCAGGTCATCCACGTCGAGGCCGACGAAGGGGAGACCCTCGAGAGTGCGCACATCAACGCCGTCTACAACGCCGAGACGCAGTTGATGGGGCTTGGCGTGATCGAGGAGACACCCGAGCGCATCACCGTCCGGTGTTCGGTCGATCCCGGCGACTTCTCGTTGCACAATCTGCTCGAGCGACTGGAGAGTACCGGATCGACGATGCGAAACGAGGCGATCCGTGCACTCGATCACGGCAACCCGGACCTCGCCCAGCGAGCCCTGAACCGGGAGCGCCAGGCCAACAAGATCTTCGTGTTGCTGTTGCGGCTCATCTTTACTGCTCACCAGAACCCCAACGTCGCCCGCGGGATCGGACTCGAAGATGCGTTCCCGCTGATCGGCTACCGGTCTGTCGCGAAGAACCTCGAGCTGGCGGCCGACAACGCCGAGGATATCGCCGAAATCGCGCTCGAAGCCGAGGGTCACCGCCTCGACGTCGACACGGGGACGATGGAACGGATCCGCGACATGGTCGAGAAGGTCGACGAGATGTCAGCCCAGGCCGTCCGCGCGGCGGTCGAACGGGATTACACTGCTGCCAACGAGGCGCGCTCACAATTCCGGGAGATCGACGAGCAGGGGGCCGCTATCCTCGATGGCCTCGAGGAGATGCCCAACGAAAAGGTGCTGGCGGTCCGGGAGGTGCTGGTCGGCCTGCAGGATACAGCCCAGTATTCGGTCCGCAACGCCGAGATCGCGACGAACCTCGCGCTCAACGAGGAATCCGAACACATCACGCTTCGGTGA
- a CDS encoding aldo/keto reductase: MTDLPDIGLGTWQNEDPEQCADSVATALEMGYRHIDTAEIYGNEESVGDGLAKADVPRDDIFLATKVHGESTSLSYDGVIETAHNSLDRLGVESVDLLYVHWPTGDYDPEETLSAFEELRAEGVTERIGVSNFEPSTVERALEVLDAPLFANQVEMHPLLQQEELLAHAEEHDYHLVAYSPLSRGDVFDIPEITEIAEKYGVSEAQVSLAWVREKGAYPIPKATSEAHIRDNFESLDLELEDEDVATIDAIDRETRHIDYQAAPWHQ, from the coding sequence ATGACGGATCTACCCGACATCGGACTCGGCACCTGGCAAAACGAGGACCCCGAGCAGTGTGCCGACAGTGTCGCTACGGCCCTGGAAATGGGGTATCGGCATATCGACACGGCAGAGATATACGGTAACGAGGAGAGCGTCGGCGACGGGCTGGCGAAGGCCGACGTTCCTCGAGACGACATCTTCCTCGCGACGAAGGTCCACGGCGAGTCGACCAGCCTCAGCTACGACGGCGTGATCGAGACGGCCCACAACAGCCTCGACCGGCTCGGTGTCGAATCCGTCGATCTGCTGTACGTCCACTGGCCGACCGGCGATTACGACCCCGAGGAGACGCTGTCGGCCTTCGAGGAACTCCGCGCGGAGGGCGTCACCGAGCGCATCGGCGTCTCGAACTTCGAGCCCTCGACCGTCGAACGCGCGCTTGAAGTCCTCGATGCGCCGTTGTTCGCCAATCAGGTCGAGATGCATCCCCTTCTCCAGCAGGAGGAACTCCTCGCGCACGCCGAAGAACACGACTATCACCTCGTCGCGTACTCGCCACTCTCCCGAGGCGACGTCTTCGACATCCCCGAGATCACGGAGATCGCCGAGAAGTACGGCGTCAGCGAGGCCCAGGTCAGCTTAGCCTGGGTGCGCGAGAAGGGGGCCTATCCGATCCCGAAGGCCACCAGCGAGGCACACATTCGGGACAACTTCGAGAGTCTCGATCTCGAACTCGAGGACGAAGACGTCGCAACGATCGACGCGATCGACCGCGAGACCCGCCACATCGACTACCAGGCCGCCCCCTGGCATCAGTAG
- the dnaK gene encoding molecular chaperone DnaK produces the protein MASNKILGIDLGTTNSAFAVMEGGDPEIIVNSEGERTTPSVVAFDDGEQLVGKPAKNQAVKNPDHTIQSIKRHMGEEDYTVELDGEEYTPEQVSAMILQKIKRDAEEYLGDEIEKAVITVPAYFNDRQRQATKDAGEIAGFEVERIVNEPTAASMAYGLDDESDQTVLVYDLGGGTFDVSILDLGGGVYEVVATNGDNDLGGDDWDRAIIDWLAEDFEEEHGIDLREDRQALQRLKDAAEEAKVELSSRKETEINLPFITSTDDGPVHLETDITRAKFESLTSDLIERTVEPTEQALEDADYSKSDIDEVLLVGGSTRMPQVQEKVEDLTGQEPKKNVNPDEAVALGAAIQGGVLSGDVDDIVLLDVTPLSLGVEVKGGLFERLIEKNTTIPTEESKIFTTAAANQTSVQIRVFQGEREIAEENELLGAFMLQGIPPAPAGTPQIEVTFSIDENGIVNVSAEDQGSGNSEEITIEGGVGLSDEEIEQMQEEAEEHAEEDQQRRERIEARNEAESTIQRAETLLEENEDAVDDDLREDIESEIEAVEEVLDDDDATTEDYEEATESLTEALQEIGKQMYDQGAAEGAAGAGAAGAGAGGMGGMGGAGPAGAGGPAGGPGGAGDDAGEEYVDADFEEVDESDEDE, from the coding sequence ATGGCGAGTAACAAGATTCTCGGTATCGACCTCGGAACGACCAACTCGGCGTTCGCGGTCATGGAAGGTGGCGACCCGGAGATCATCGTCAACAGCGAGGGCGAACGGACGACGCCCTCGGTCGTGGCGTTCGACGACGGCGAGCAACTCGTCGGCAAGCCGGCGAAGAATCAGGCCGTCAAGAACCCGGATCACACGATCCAGTCGATCAAGCGCCACATGGGCGAGGAGGACTACACCGTCGAGCTAGACGGCGAGGAGTACACGCCCGAGCAGGTCTCGGCGATGATCCTCCAGAAGATCAAACGCGACGCCGAGGAGTACCTCGGCGACGAGATCGAGAAGGCCGTGATCACCGTCCCGGCGTACTTCAACGACCGCCAGCGCCAGGCCACGAAGGACGCCGGCGAGATCGCCGGCTTCGAGGTCGAGCGCATCGTCAACGAGCCGACGGCGGCCTCGATGGCCTACGGCCTCGACGACGAGTCCGACCAGACGGTCCTCGTCTATGACCTCGGTGGCGGGACGTTCGACGTCTCGATTCTCGACCTCGGTGGCGGCGTCTACGAGGTCGTCGCGACCAACGGCGACAACGACCTCGGTGGCGACGACTGGGACCGCGCGATCATCGACTGGCTGGCCGAGGACTTCGAAGAAGAGCACGGCATCGATCTCCGGGAGGATCGCCAGGCCCTCCAGCGGCTCAAGGACGCGGCCGAGGAAGCCAAGGTCGAACTCTCCTCCCGTAAGGAGACCGAGATCAACCTGCCATTTATCACCTCTACTGACGACGGCCCGGTCCACCTGGAGACGGACATCACCCGCGCGAAGTTCGAGAGCCTGACGAGTGACCTGATCGAACGTACCGTCGAACCGACCGAGCAGGCGCTCGAGGACGCCGACTACTCGAAGTCGGACATCGACGAGGTGTTGCTCGTCGGTGGGTCGACCCGGATGCCCCAGGTCCAGGAGAAAGTCGAGGACCTCACCGGCCAGGAACCGAAGAAGAACGTCAACCCCGACGAGGCCGTCGCGCTCGGCGCGGCGATCCAGGGTGGCGTCCTCTCGGGCGACGTCGACGACATCGTGCTGCTCGACGTGACGCCGCTCAGTCTCGGCGTCGAGGTCAAAGGTGGCCTCTTCGAGCGACTCATCGAGAAGAACACCACGATCCCGACCGAGGAGTCGAAGATCTTCACCACGGCGGCGGCCAATCAGACCTCGGTCCAGATCCGTGTTTTCCAAGGCGAACGCGAGATCGCCGAGGAGAACGAACTTCTGGGGGCCTTCATGCTGCAGGGCATCCCGCCGGCACCGGCCGGGACGCCCCAGATCGAGGTCACCTTCTCGATCGACGAGAACGGCATCGTCAACGTCAGCGCCGAGGACCAGGGCTCGGGCAACTCCGAGGAGATCACCATCGAGGGTGGCGTCGGCCTGAGCGACGAAGAGATCGAGCAGATGCAAGAGGAAGCCGAGGAACACGCCGAGGAGGACCAGCAGCGCCGCGAGCGTATCGAGGCCCGAAACGAGGCCGAGAGCACCATTCAGCGCGCCGAGACGCTGCTGGAGGAGAACGAGGACGCCGTCGACGACGACCTCCGGGAGGACATCGAATCCGAGATCGAGGCCGTCGAGGAAGTCCTCGACGACGACGATGCGACCACGGAGGACTACGAAGAAGCGACCGAGAGCCTGACCGAGGCCCTCCAGGAGATCGGCAAGCAGATGTACGACCAGGGGGCCGCTGAGGGTGCTGCCGGCGCTGGCGCGGCCGGCGCGGGTGCTGGCGGCATGGGTGGCATGGGCGGCGCTGGACCTGCAGGTGCTGGCGGCCCCGCCGGTGGTCCGGGCGGCGCTGGCGACGACGCCGGCGAGGAGTATGTCGACGCCGACTTCGAGGAAGTCGACGAAAGCGACGAGGACGAGTAA
- the grpE gene encoding nucleotide exchange factor GrpE — protein MTETTQDEDGSGAAGADADGERTDEQIAALREAQLETVRETDAEELADELAAQRLEIEQLEAALADLEEKLDEKDAEIDDLTSRLKRKQADFQNYKKRMKEKREDEKQRATEDLVERLLDVRDNLKRALDQDDVADLRDGVESTLRQFETELDRENVTPIEPEPGDEVDPERHEVLVRMDSAQPEGTIAEVHRAGYEMAGKVIRTAQVAVSDGSPADEDERTGADEADETESTEE, from the coding sequence ATGACCGAGACCACGCAGGACGAGGATGGATCCGGCGCGGCCGGAGCTGACGCGGACGGCGAGCGGACCGACGAGCAGATCGCAGCCCTCCGCGAAGCCCAGCTCGAAACTGTCCGGGAGACCGACGCCGAGGAACTCGCCGACGAACTCGCAGCTCAGCGACTCGAAATCGAACAACTCGAGGCAGCACTCGCCGATCTCGAAGAGAAACTCGACGAGAAAGACGCGGAGATCGACGACCTGACGAGCCGTCTCAAGCGCAAGCAGGCTGACTTCCAGAACTACAAGAAGCGAATGAAGGAAAAGCGCGAGGACGAGAAACAACGCGCGACCGAGGATCTGGTCGAACGCCTGCTCGACGTCCGGGACAACCTCAAGCGCGCACTCGACCAGGACGACGTCGCCGACCTCCGGGACGGCGTCGAGTCTACCCTTCGGCAGTTCGAGACCGAACTCGACCGCGAGAACGTCACGCCGATCGAACCCGAACCCGGCGACGAGGTCGACCCCGAGCGCCACGAGGTGCTGGTGCGGATGGACAGCGCCCAGCCCGAGGGCACGATCGCCGAAGTTCACCGCGCAGGCTACGAGATGGCCGGCAAGGTGATCCGGACGGCACAGGTCGCGGTCAGTGACGGCTCGCCAGCGGACGAGGACGAGCGAACCGGGGCGGACGAAGCGGACGAGACTGAATCGACCGAGGAGTGA
- a CDS encoding DEAD/DEAH box helicase, with translation MERVTLRYEDGTIRIDGLDAETAESLSNAERDERSKTWRAPGFRYSAVRDAIEATGAAIDDEILDLSTLDLDSAYELRSYQQEALDAWREAGDRGVLELPTGSGKTVIGIAAIEALGTPTLVVVPTIDLLEQWRGELQREFDVPIGQLGGGTQRLEAVTVATYKSAYLRAGEIGDRFGLVIFDEVHHLGGEGYRDIARLLVAPARLGLTATFERPDGAHEIVADLIGEVVYRLDPEELAGEHLAPYDVKRLEVPLTDDERAAYERDQETFTDYLARSDIDMQSGADYRQLVIRSGTDPAAREALLAKQRARSIVRTAERKVDVLAELLDRHADDRVLVFTASTDFVYRLSERFLRPAITHETATDERTEILRGFRTGAYSTVITANVLDEGIDVPDANVAILLAGSGSQREFTQRLGRILRPTEDGGRALLYEVVCADTAEERVASRRR, from the coding sequence GTGGAACGCGTCACGCTGCGCTACGAGGACGGGACCATCCGGATCGACGGGCTGGACGCGGAGACGGCCGAGTCTCTCTCGAACGCCGAGCGCGACGAGCGTTCGAAGACCTGGCGAGCTCCAGGATTTCGATACTCGGCGGTCCGTGACGCCATCGAGGCGACGGGCGCGGCCATCGACGACGAGATACTCGACCTCTCCACGCTCGACCTCGATTCGGCCTACGAACTCAGATCATACCAGCAGGAGGCACTCGACGCCTGGCGAGAGGCAGGCGATCGTGGCGTCCTCGAACTCCCGACCGGGAGCGGCAAGACCGTCATCGGCATCGCGGCGATCGAAGCGCTCGGCACGCCGACGCTCGTGGTCGTCCCGACGATCGACTTACTGGAACAGTGGCGTGGGGAGTTACAGCGGGAGTTCGACGTGCCGATCGGCCAACTCGGCGGCGGAACCCAGCGGCTCGAAGCCGTGACCGTCGCCACGTATAAATCGGCGTATCTCCGCGCTGGGGAGATCGGCGATCGTTTCGGCCTCGTCATTTTCGACGAGGTGCATCATCTCGGTGGCGAGGGATACCGCGACATTGCCAGACTGCTCGTCGCACCCGCTCGTCTGGGACTAACCGCGACCTTCGAGCGACCGGACGGCGCGCACGAAATCGTGGCGGACCTGATCGGCGAGGTCGTCTATCGCCTCGACCCCGAGGAACTGGCCGGCGAGCACCTCGCGCCGTACGACGTCAAACGCCTCGAAGTCCCGCTCACCGACGACGAGCGGGCCGCTTACGAACGCGATCAGGAAACCTTCACCGACTACCTCGCCCGATCTGACATCGACATGCAAAGCGGCGCGGACTACCGCCAACTCGTCATCCGCTCGGGGACGGACCCGGCGGCCCGGGAGGCACTCCTCGCCAAGCAACGCGCCCGATCGATCGTCCGGACAGCCGAGCGCAAGGTCGACGTCCTCGCAGAATTGCTCGATCGTCACGCCGACGATCGGGTGCTCGTGTTCACCGCCTCGACCGACTTCGTCTATCGCCTCTCCGAGCGGTTCCTCCGGCCGGCGATCACTCACGAGACGGCGACCGACGAACGCACGGAGATCCTGCGTGGCTTTCGGACCGGGGCCTACTCGACGGTCATCACGGCGAACGTCCTCGACGAGGGGATCGACGTGCCCGACGCGAACGTGGCGATTCTGCTCGCAGGCAGCGGCAGCCAGCGGGAGTTCACCCAGCGGCTGGGCCGGATTCTCCGACCCACTGAGGACGGCGGCCGCGCGCTGCTGTACGAGGTCGTCTGTGCCGATACCGCCGAGGAGCGCGTCGCGAGCCGTCGGCGTTGA
- a CDS encoding DUF7342 family protein: MVPIDRDNTKDDADENSESPGDAAWKAHTSAFDRVRSVALSISEPRPAAWIAEDALVAENTARRHLERLADLHILSTDTTGDAVTYFPDPVYVRTRDLRELVTEYDRDELAGLAGDLKADVESWRDEYDVASPDELRSTAATGGTSAAEAHERRRIASDWELTAYRLSLIEDALSRYDEYSETRTATV, translated from the coding sequence ATGGTGCCGATCGACCGGGACAACACGAAAGACGACGCTGACGAGAACAGTGAGTCCCCCGGTGACGCCGCCTGGAAAGCACACACGAGTGCGTTCGACCGTGTTCGCTCCGTTGCCCTCTCGATATCCGAACCGCGGCCTGCGGCCTGGATCGCTGAGGACGCACTCGTCGCCGAGAATACCGCCCGTCGACACCTGGAACGCCTCGCAGATCTCCATATCCTCAGTACGGACACGACTGGCGATGCAGTCACGTATTTTCCGGACCCGGTGTACGTCCGCACGCGTGATCTGCGCGAGCTCGTCACCGAATACGATAGAGACGAGCTTGCGGGACTTGCTGGTGATCTCAAAGCAGACGTCGAATCCTGGCGGGACGAATACGACGTGGCTTCCCCGGATGAACTCCGTAGCACGGCGGCTACGGGCGGAACGAGTGCTGCGGAAGCACACGAACGCCGGCGTATCGCGAGTGACTGGGAACTTACGGCGTACCGTCTCTCACTGATCGAAGACGCCCTTTCACGGTACGACGAGTACAGTGAGACGCGGACAGCGACAGTATGA
- a CDS encoding DUF790 family protein, giving the protein MLSKDLLRVSRAGGGYQPQFVGDDQRDLAARVIGVFQGHVGERREDLTAALTDVERAADDFKLVRGFAKLLERDATFETRAPLPPARTRRAAFEAAESVGVVTEDERKQALGQAADRLGSDRAAVESSLYADLEARQILAEIDRGWTPTTLLEQYNLSLAGTALFDATAVRIRSSDPKALVSAVKRFGLLYEVDRTDDGTRELHVTGPDALFESTRRYGTQFARLLRSVAKTAEWRLEATIDDDGRERTMTLTDADVSVPDIDPVVEPTYDSDVEADFATRFGSLDLPWELLREPEALEAGASVAIPDFAFEYRHGDFRVFFEIMGFWTPEYVEKKLAQFDAIEDVELLVAYDESLGVGEAIEARDHRAIPYTGSVRVKDVRDALRRYETDLVAANVADLPAELEPEADVRTLAELAETHGVSQDAVETVNFPAHERVGRTLVRPSVLEDLAGEIEAGMTLDGAETVLDAYGIDDASAVLSWLGYRVEWEGLGGGVIREQNSD; this is encoded by the coding sequence GTGCTGAGCAAGGACCTGCTGCGCGTCTCCCGGGCTGGCGGCGGCTACCAGCCTCAGTTCGTCGGCGATGACCAGCGGGACCTCGCAGCGCGGGTAATCGGCGTCTTTCAGGGTCACGTCGGCGAGCGGCGCGAGGACCTCACCGCAGCGTTGACCGACGTAGAACGGGCGGCCGACGACTTCAAACTCGTCCGCGGCTTCGCCAAACTCCTCGAACGCGACGCCACCTTCGAGACGCGAGCCCCACTCCCGCCAGCGCGGACACGCCGGGCGGCCTTCGAGGCCGCCGAATCTGTGGGCGTCGTCACCGAAGACGAACGCAAGCAGGCACTCGGGCAGGCCGCCGATCGCCTGGGGAGCGACCGCGCCGCCGTCGAGTCGTCGCTGTACGCCGATCTCGAGGCGCGACAGATTCTCGCGGAAATCGACCGGGGGTGGACGCCGACAACACTCCTCGAACAGTACAACCTGTCGCTGGCGGGGACGGCGCTGTTCGACGCGACGGCCGTCCGGATCCGCTCGTCTGACCCGAAGGCGCTCGTCAGCGCCGTCAAGCGGTTCGGCTTGTTGTATGAGGTCGACCGGACGGACGACGGGACGCGAGAGCTCCACGTGACCGGGCCAGACGCGCTGTTCGAATCGACGCGCCGATACGGAACTCAGTTCGCCCGACTCCTTCGTAGCGTGGCGAAAACTGCGGAGTGGCGGCTCGAAGCGACCATCGACGACGACGGACGAGAGCGGACGATGACGCTCACTGACGCCGACGTCTCGGTCCCCGACATCGACCCGGTCGTCGAGCCGACCTACGACAGTGACGTCGAGGCCGACTTCGCCACCCGGTTTGGGTCGCTCGATCTGCCCTGGGAACTGCTCCGCGAACCCGAGGCGCTCGAAGCCGGCGCGAGCGTCGCCATCCCCGACTTCGCGTTCGAGTACCGCCACGGTGACTTTCGCGTGTTCTTCGAGATCATGGGCTTTTGGACGCCGGAATACGTCGAGAAGAAACTCGCCCAGTTCGACGCGATCGAAGACGTCGAATTGCTCGTCGCCTACGACGAGAGCCTCGGCGTCGGCGAGGCGATCGAAGCCCGAGACCACCGCGCGATCCCCTACACTGGTTCAGTCCGGGTGAAGGATGTCCGGGACGCGCTCCGGCGCTACGAGACCGATCTCGTTGCCGCGAACGTCGCCGACCTGCCGGCGGAACTCGAACCCGAGGCCGACGTACGCACGCTCGCGGAACTGGCCGAGACTCACGGCGTGAGTCAGGACGCCGTCGAGACGGTCAACTTTCCCGCCCACGAGCGGGTCGGCCGGACGCTGGTTCGACCGTCTGTTCTCGAGGATCTGGCGGGCGAGATTGAAGCGGGGATGACACTTGACGGGGCCGAGACAGTTCTCGACGCGTACGGAATCGACGACGCCAGTGCGGTGCTCTCGTGGCTGGGCTATCGCGTCGAGTGGGAGGGCCTCGGCGGCGGCGTGATCCGCGAGCAGAACTCCGATTGA